A window from Drosophila nasuta strain 15112-1781.00 chromosome 3, ASM2355853v1, whole genome shotgun sequence encodes these proteins:
- the LOC132790840 gene encoding uncharacterized protein LOC132790840, whose amino-acid sequence MFVLEQFFSNTVLLQYLNTLDIYSPKSEFRIFSSRMSSVNGRELKHCYRDIFPVFLVDFKKDFDCKDVKLPFTQKEVDEIIKSPPKYQIYYLFWTLQNQSTEVVEKFVENEINKADYGFLMSAIKAESCNPSASTENYISERDRLYNDNQKFTKYNVPRIEPYLELQTALLDLRPSRNVAVQGVLGSGKRWLVLDVCSSYEVQRKMDFRIFWLNVRDCRSPENRLEMLQSFLHQIAPSLRINCDQSVAVHIERVKAELRHILKDKPFKNCLLVLLNVPNKETWKAFNLGCKILVTTRHKSVVDYLSPVTTTHISLEDALTPCETESLFGKYLPLVSQEALRDLRNAPRTNPLKLSVIARNIRDGMCTLDNWKNIITSELATIIENSLNELKASDKERFESLFIFPKSAHIPIKLLGLIWSVLDPMTVVNDFYKCSLVEKHSDQTITLSSIYSEFSLPIPNADALNKKIVDFYDIPRLIEQCNDTTLPNLDCYFYSHIGHHLSRVSNKIERVKLFRMIYLDFRFLEQKIRNDRTPWNARGSILHTLNTLKCFRDEIVDNDSHYRDLLNDVLVFLTKAEEKLISSPFTSLLRIALMSEDGPVHDEALRQVRRFPDFVWFTEHGRFHQHREIINLGQHEIRHAVYLDDDYCLMALSSQQLLLTDVSLAGDTTRLLSDENDPSDIIEMRVFNKQLHLLTLHKNGSLKLWSLKELLPPRAECSSCLAVRPPRLAQVPKHSKPHCYEQLVNTAIKRFTGSKFISAFYLDENVRAGDYSIQLHVAFDDGDFCIMNWADRDKKFVKSQTPILLTKQKDVRNFSKILNRFYVVWSDKCNLTFWNLKNASNETEQEYAPPKQKALAMEKYMERLDDGTQYTILMIIYQSSVWRFKFKHAEYVENLNSLEVEALPFSETIPATITCGKLSTDGRYLILGTEEGLVVYDLKYPYSLLRSNVSERIVCVDVYDLNESILKYIVLCGAKGKHFVHVHTLRSKETDTITWMHHVDESDDQLKDRNTMGRAHLYLHPLMERSDDGTVYVVDSRMRIHQIQPLERRSTRRSSVSNWSTIVAPHMECGKYITALSVSKEGDIYGGYNNGDIINITKNETLLSDDLKSSVDYLKEIESLKLIASCRDSCQTVIFSLSIPDNRINFDFYTIYARLFHDDFLLLFTDCVVFYMDKSDSINICFEQTYEAFYLKDDFLYLAFGDGTLQIYKLYVDRNSLCKKCMCKENLNNPSQIRQLTASDDGELIALGLENGIIELYSYDKHRLQLIYSINQGCDTQCNIRQLRFSPCKQVLISCGKQLCFWSVKYMRNNQAIPEVRSMRHSHYNPPKVQSKGREEVDAARFMDISDEQIVMDQLAPQYELVHAAEDRFSVWAHKRGSDKLPELLACIKFVGNEARRFYTSPDFTQFYVIDNESVFYHLKVLEFHGELKSPTQSLRVLDDVVSARQTEQKKPIDFIEQNNEEDDGVDVVGSGHTLPPIHSDPI is encoded by the exons ATGTTCGTACTTGAACAATTCTTTTCAAATACAGTGTTGTTGcagtatttaaatacattgG ATATTTATTCACCAAAATCTGAGTTTCGGATCTTTTCATCCAGAATGAGCTCTGTTAATGGAAGAGAGCTGAAACATTGCTACAGGGACATTTTTCCAGTATTTTTGGTAGATTTCAAAAAAGACTTTGACTGCAAGGATGTTAAACTACCATTTACACAAAAAGAGGTcgatgaaattattaaatcgccaccaaaatatcaaatatactatttgttTTGGACATTGCAAAACCAATCCACTGAGGTCGTGGAAAAGTTCGTTgagaatgaaataaataaagccGACTATGGCTTTCTTATGTCAGCCATTAAGGCCGAATCTTGCAATCCAAGTGCGAGCACTGAGAATTACATCAGCGAGCGCGATCGTCTCTATAACGATAATCAAAAGTTTACCAAATATAATGTGCCACGAATTGAGCCATACTTGGAGTTACAGACGGCATTGCTGGACCTGAGGCCATCACGAAACGTGGCTGTTCAAGGAGTCCTTGGCTCTGGAAAGCGGTGGTTAGTCCTCGACGTTTGTTCCTCTTACGAGGTGCAGCGGAAAATGGACTTTCGCATATTTTGGTTGAATGTTCGCGACTGCCGTTCACCCGAGAATCGTTTGGAAATGCTTCAATCATTTCTTCATCAAATTGCGCCTAGCCTGCGAATTAATTGTGATCAAAGCGTTGCTGTTCACATCGAGCGAGTGAAAGCCGAGCTCCGACATATACTGAAGGATAAGCCATTTAAGAATTGTCTGCTTGTGCTGCTCAATGTTCCCAATAAGGAAACGTGGAAGGCCTTTAATTTAGGCTGCAAAATCCTGGTGACGACGCGACACAAAAGTGTTGTTGACTATCTATCGCCTGTGACCACCACTCACATCAGTTTGGAAGATGCACTTACGCCCTGCGAGACAGAATCACTGTTTGGAAAATATCTGCCTTTGGTGTCTCAAGAAGCACTGAGGGATCTAAGGAACGCGCCAAGGACAAATCCACTAAAACTTAGCGTTATCGCAAGGAACATTCGCGATGGCATGTGTACCTTAGACAATTGGAAAAA CATAATTACCTCCGAATTGGCGACCATCATCGAGAACTCTCTTAACGAACTAAAAGCGTCCGACAAGGAGCGTTTTGAAAGTCTTTTTATCTTTCCCAAATCTGCTCACATACCAATCAAA CTTTTAGGTCTGATTTGGTCGGTTCTTGATCCAATGACGGTTGTGAATGACTTTTACAAATGTTCGTTGGTCGAAAAACATTCAGATCAGACAATAACGTTGTCGAGCATCTATTCAGAGTTCAGCTTACCCATTCCGAACGCAGATGCACTTAACAAAAAGATTGTCGATTTTTATGA TATACCACGATTGATTGAACAATGCAACGATACGACTCTGCCAAATTTAGactgttatttttatagccaTATCGGACACCATTTAAGCAGAGTTAGCAATAAAATCGAACGAGTCAAACTATTTCGCATGATCTATCTGGATTTTCGATTTCTGGAGCAAAAGATTCGAAACGATAGAACACCGTGGAATGCTCGCGGTTCCATTTTACATACACTAAACACCCTTAAGTGTTTCAGGGATGAAATTGTTG aTAATGATAGTCACTACAGAGATCTATTGAATGATGTGTTAGTCTTTCTAACAAAGGCGGAAGAAAAGCTGATCAGTTCCCCATTTACAAGTCTATTGCGAATTGCCTTGATGTCGGAGGATGGTCCAGTGCATGACGAGGCGTTGCGGCAGGTTCGACGATTTCCTGATTTTGTGTGGTTTACCGAACA TGGTCGCTTTCATCAACATCGGGAAATCATCAATTTGGGGCAGCATGAGATTCGTCATGCCGTTTATTTGGACGACGACTATTGCTTGATGGCCCTTAGCTCGCAACAACTGCTGCTAACGGATGTATCGCTGGCTGGCGATACAACCCGTTTGCTGAGTGATGAAAATGATCCCAGTGACATCATCGAGATGCGAGTGTTTAACAAGCAATTACATTTGCTGACTTTACACAAAAATGGTAGTTTGAAGCTTTGGTCTCTGAAGGAATTGCTGCCACCACGAGCGGAATGCAGCAGTTGTCTAGCGGTCCGACCACCTAGACTAGCTCAGGTGCCTAAGCATTCGAAACCGCATTGCTACGAGCAATTGGTTAACACCGCTATCAAGCGTTTCACAGGCAGCAAATTTATATCAGCTTTCTATTTGGACGAAAATGTGCGTGCTGGTGATTACTCAATTCAACTCCATGTGGCTTTTGACGACGGAGACTTTTGTATAATGAACTGGGCAGATAGGGATAAGAAATTCGTGAAATCGCAAACACCAATACTGCTCACAAAACAGAAGGATGTGCGaaatttttcgaaaatattGAATCGCTTCTACGTTGTGTGGTCagataaatgcaatttaaccTTTTGGAATCTGAAAAATGCATCAAATGAAACGGAACAAGAATACGCGCCACCAAAGCAAAAGGCCCTCGCCATGGAAAAGTACATGGAGCGATTGGATGATGGCACCCAATACACTATTCTAATGATAATTTATCAGTCTAGTGTATGGCGATTCAAATTCAAGCACGCCGAGTATGtggaaaatttgaattcaCTGGAGGTGGAAGCATTGCCATTTTCAGAAACGATACCGGCAACTATAACCTGTGGCAAGCTATCAACGGATGGTCGCTACCTCATCCTGGGCACTGAGGAGGGTCTAGTTGTCTATGATCTGAAATATCCATATTCATTGTTGCGCAGCAATGTCAGTGAACGAATAGTTTGTGTGGATGTGTACGATCTGAACGAATCCATCCTCAAGTACATTGTACTTTGTGGCGCTAAGGGAAAGCATTTTGTGCATGTGCATACGCTGCGTAGCAAAGAAACCGATACAATCACCTGGATGCATCATGTGGATGAGAGTGATGACCAATTGAAAGACCGCAATACGATGGGACGCGCACATCTTTACCTGCACCCGCTTATGGAAAGGTCTGATGATGGTACAGTGTATGTTGTTGATTCGAGGATGCGAATTCACCAAATTCAACCGTTAGAAAGACGCTCCACCCGCCGGAGCAGTGTTTCTAATTGGTCAACTATCGTAGCACCCCACATGGAATGTGGAAAGTACATCACAGCATTATCTGTGAGCAAAGAAGGAGACATTTATGGCGGTTACAATAATGGTGATATCATCAATATTACTAAAAATGAAACACTGTTGAGTGACGACCTCAAGAGTTCAGTTGACTACCTCAAAGAAATTGAATCACTAAAACTGATTGCCTCCTGCCGCGATAGCTGCCAAACTGTAATTTTTTCGCTCTCTATTCCTGATAATAGAATTAATTTCGACTTTTACACTATATACGCTCGACTCTTCCATGACgactttttgcttttatttacggattgtgttgtgttt TATATGGATAAATCAGATTCAATTAATATATGTTTTGAACAAACGTATGAAGCATTTTATCTGAAGGatgattttctttatttggCTTTTGGAGATGGAACATTACAG ATTTACAAACTTTATGTTGACAGGAATAGCCTCtgtaaaaaatgtatgtgCAAGGAGAATTTAAACAATCCCAGCCAAATTCGACAATTAACTGCATCAGATGACGGTGAATTGATTGCCCTCGGCTTGGAGAATGGAATCATTGAG CTTTATAGTTACGACAAACATCGCTTACAACTGATTTACTCCATAAATCAGGGCTGCGATACCCAATGCAATATTAGACAATTGCGTTTCTCTCCTTGCAAACAGGTCCTGATAAGCTGTGGCAAACAATTATGTTTTTGGAGCGTGAAGTATATGCGAAATAATCAGGCGATTCCAGAAGTTCGCAGCATGCGCCATAGTCACTACAATCCACCTAAAGTTCAGTCCAAAGGGCGTGAAGAGGTAGATGCGGCACGCTTCATGGATATATCTGATGAGCAAATAGTTATGGATCAACTGGCTCCACAATACGAGCTTGTTCACGCTGCAGAGGACAGATTCAGTGTTTGGGCGCACAAAAGGGGCAGCGATAAACTGCCAGAACTTTTGGCGTGCATTAAATTTGTGGGCAACGAAGCTAGGCGTTTCTATACAAGTCCCGATTTCACACAATTTTATGTGATAGACAACGAGAGTGTATTCTATCATCTAAAAGTACTGGAGTTTCATGGAGAGCTGAAATCACCCACACAGTCTTTACGCGTTCTTGATGATGTTGTGAGTGCCCGTCAAACTGAGCAAAAGAAACCGATTGATTTTATCGAACAAAATAATGAAGAGGATGATGGTGTCGATGTAGTCGGCAGTGGCCATACCCTGCCCCCCATTCATTCGGATCCGATTTGA